In a single window of the Notamacropus eugenii isolate mMacEug1 chromosome 4, mMacEug1.pri_v2, whole genome shotgun sequence genome:
- the RRM2B gene encoding ribonucleoside-diphosphate reductase subunit M2 B isoform X1, translating to MGESGRQAAAGPLLDERLSSDTAENGLKPSEEPLLRKSSRRFVIFPIQYPDIWKMYKQAQASFWTAEEVDLSKDLPHWNKLKSDEKYFISHILAFFAASDGIVNENLVERFSQEVQVPEARCFYGFQILIENVHSEMYSLLIDTYIKDPQKREFLFNAIETMPCVKRKADWALRWIADRKSTFGERVVAFAAVEGIFFSGSFAAIFWLKKRGLMPGLTFSNELISRDEGLHCDFACLMFRYLVNKPSEERVKEIIINAVEIEQEFLTDALPVGLIGINCTLMKQYIEFVADRLLVELGFSKVFQSDNPFDFMENISLEGKTNFFEKRVSEYQRFAVMAETTDNVFTLDADF from the exons ATGGGGGAGTCGGGAAGGCAGGCTGCGGCTGGGCCCCTGCTGGATGAG AGATTATCATCAGATACTGCTGAAAATGGGTTGAAGCCAAGTGAAGAACCACTCCTCAGAAAGAGTTCTCGCCGATTTGTCATTTTTCCAATTCAGTATCCTGACATCTGGAAGATGTATAAACAGGCCCAGGCATCCTTCTGGACAGCTGAAGAA GTTGACTTATCAAAGGATCTTCCTCACTGGAACAAACTGAAATCAGATGAGAAGTATTTCATCTCTCACATCTTGGCTTTTTTTGCAGCCAGTGATGGAATAGTCAATGAAAATTTG GTGGAACGTTTTAGTCAGGAGGTGCAGGTCCCAGAGGCACGCTGTTTCTATGGCTTTCAAATTCTCATTGAGAACGTTCATTCAGAGATGTACAGTTTGCTAATAGATACCTATATCAAAGATCCCCAAAAAAG GGAATTCTTATTCAATGCAATTGAAACAATGCCGTGTGTTAAGAGGAAAGCAGATTGGGCATTGCGATGGATAGCAGACAGAAAATCCACATTTG GAGAAAGAGTGGTTGCTTTTGCTGCTGTGGAAGGGATTTTCTTCTCGGGCTCTTTTGCTGCTATATTCTGGCTTAAGAAGAGAGGTCTTATGCCTGGTCTCACTTTCTCCAATGAACTCATCAGCAGAGATGAG GGTCTTCATTGTGACTTTGCTTGTTTGATGTTTCGTTACTTAGTGAATAAGCCTTCAGAAGAAAGGGTCAAGGAGATCATCATCAATGCTGTTGAAATAGAACAG gaGTTTTTAACTGATGCCTTACCAGTTGGCTTAATTGGCATTAATTGCACTTTGATGAAACAGTATATTGAGTTTGTAGCTGACAGATTGCTTGTGGAGCTTGGCTTCTCAAAG gtTTTTCAGTCAGATAATCCCTTTGATTTCATGGAAAATATTTCTCTGGAagggaaaacaaatttttttgaaaaaagggtCTCAGAATATCAGCGTTTTGCAGTTATGGCAGAAACAACGGACAATGTCTTCACATTGGATGCAGATTTTTAA
- the RRM2B gene encoding ribonucleoside-diphosphate reductase subunit M2 B isoform X2, whose product MYKQAQASFWTAEEVDLSKDLPHWNKLKSDEKYFISHILAFFAASDGIVNENLVERFSQEVQVPEARCFYGFQILIENVHSEMYSLLIDTYIKDPQKREFLFNAIETMPCVKRKADWALRWIADRKSTFGERVVAFAAVEGIFFSGSFAAIFWLKKRGLMPGLTFSNELISRDEGLHCDFACLMFRYLVNKPSEERVKEIIINAVEIEQEFLTDALPVGLIGINCTLMKQYIEFVADRLLVELGFSKVFQSDNPFDFMENISLEGKTNFFEKRVSEYQRFAVMAETTDNVFTLDADF is encoded by the exons ATGTATAAACAGGCCCAGGCATCCTTCTGGACAGCTGAAGAA GTTGACTTATCAAAGGATCTTCCTCACTGGAACAAACTGAAATCAGATGAGAAGTATTTCATCTCTCACATCTTGGCTTTTTTTGCAGCCAGTGATGGAATAGTCAATGAAAATTTG GTGGAACGTTTTAGTCAGGAGGTGCAGGTCCCAGAGGCACGCTGTTTCTATGGCTTTCAAATTCTCATTGAGAACGTTCATTCAGAGATGTACAGTTTGCTAATAGATACCTATATCAAAGATCCCCAAAAAAG GGAATTCTTATTCAATGCAATTGAAACAATGCCGTGTGTTAAGAGGAAAGCAGATTGGGCATTGCGATGGATAGCAGACAGAAAATCCACATTTG GAGAAAGAGTGGTTGCTTTTGCTGCTGTGGAAGGGATTTTCTTCTCGGGCTCTTTTGCTGCTATATTCTGGCTTAAGAAGAGAGGTCTTATGCCTGGTCTCACTTTCTCCAATGAACTCATCAGCAGAGATGAG GGTCTTCATTGTGACTTTGCTTGTTTGATGTTTCGTTACTTAGTGAATAAGCCTTCAGAAGAAAGGGTCAAGGAGATCATCATCAATGCTGTTGAAATAGAACAG gaGTTTTTAACTGATGCCTTACCAGTTGGCTTAATTGGCATTAATTGCACTTTGATGAAACAGTATATTGAGTTTGTAGCTGACAGATTGCTTGTGGAGCTTGGCTTCTCAAAG gtTTTTCAGTCAGATAATCCCTTTGATTTCATGGAAAATATTTCTCTGGAagggaaaacaaatttttttgaaaaaagggtCTCAGAATATCAGCGTTTTGCAGTTATGGCAGAAACAACGGACAATGTCTTCACATTGGATGCAGATTTTTAA